Proteins encoded in a region of the Strix uralensis isolate ZFMK-TIS-50842 chromosome Z, bStrUra1, whole genome shotgun sequence genome:
- the PAIP1 gene encoding polyadenylate-binding protein-interacting protein 1 isoform X3 — protein sequence MDLESHSTLNDHVQQTGISSGSQDEVSVPDSGQEMAEPQVAVAPVVTSRLSVKAPEFYPSGYNQNFNQNFTDSSFEDRYDGYLTLAEYVQDFLNHLTEQPGCFEMEIEQFAETLNGWVTADEALQELVELIYQQATSVPNFSYMGARLCNYLSHHLTISPQSGNFRQLLLQRCRTEYENRDEATKGDETTRKQFHAFVLFLAELYLNLEIKGTKGQVMRAEILQEGLRELLNALFSNPVDSNLICAVKLLKLTGSVLEDAWKEKGKNDMEEMIQRIENVVLDANCSRDVKHMLLKLVELRSSNWGRVHGTSPRTEATPENDPNYFMNEPTFYTSDGVPFTAADPDYQEKYQELLEREDLFPEYEENGTDLSGPGDLYFDDIDDEMDPEIEEAYEKFCLESEHKRKQ from the exons ATGGATCTGGAATCACATTCCACTCTAAACG ACCACGTGCAACAGACAGGAATTTCATCTGGATCACAAGATGAAGTTTCAGTTCCTGATTCTGGACAAGAAATGGCTGAACCTCAGGTGGCTGTGGCTCCTGTAGTCACATCAAGGTTGTCTGTTAAAGCACCTGAGTTTTATCCATCAGGATACAACCAGAACTTCAATCAGAACTTCACA GATTCTTCCTTTGAAGATAGATATGATGGCTATCTGACTTTGGCAGAATACGTACAAGACTTCCTAAATCACCTCACTGAGCAACCAGGttgctttgaaatggaaatagaGCAGTTTGCTGAAACACTGAATGGCTGGGTCACTGCAGATGAAGCTTTACAAGAACTTGTTGAACTCATCTATCAGCAG GCCACATCTGTCCCAAATTTTTCCTACATGGGAGCACGGTTGTGTAACTATCTATCGCACCATCTAACCATTAGTCCACAAAGTGGGAACTTCCGACAGTTGTTACTTCAAAG GTGTCGAACAGAGTATGAAAACAGAGATGAAGCTACCAAAGGAGATGAGACTACTCGAAAACAATTTCATGCCTTTGTTCTGTTCTTAGCTGAACTTTACCTTAACCTAGAG ATTAAAGGAACAAAGGGACAAGTAATGCGAGCAGAAATCCTTCAAGAAGGCCTTCGGGAATTATTAAACGCGCTTTTCTCTAATCCTGTTGACAGCAATTTGATATGTGCAGTGAAACTGCTGAAG TTGACAGGCTCAGTTTTAGAAGAtgcctggaaagaaaaaggaaagaatgataTGGAGGAGATGATTCAGAGAATTGAAAATGTTGTGTTGGATGCAAACTGTAGCAG AGACGTGAAACATATGCTTCTGAAACTAGTAGAACTGAGATCAAGTAACTGGGGTAGAGTTCATGGAACTTCTCCACGTACAGAAGCTACCCCTGAAAATGACCCAAACTATTTTATG AATGAGCCAACATTTTACACTTCTGATGGTGTTCCTTTCACTGCAGCAGATCCAG ATTACCAAGAAAAATACCAAGAGCTGCTTGAAAGAGAGGATTTGTTTCCAGAATATGAAGAAAATGGAACAGATCTATCAGGACCTGGAGatct gtattttgaTGACATCGACGATGAGATGGATCCAGAAATTGAAGAAGCATATGAAAAATTCTGTCTAGAATCTGAACAtaagagaaaacagtga
- the PAIP1 gene encoding polyadenylate-binding protein-interacting protein 1 isoform X1 yields MSESFDRAPGAGRGRGRGRGGAAPLSGAGTSQSGDGARLGGSSSHSSGPAEEQQHQAGGLFPQQEPLRPPKTAPLGTGIADHVQQTGISSGSQDEVSVPDSGQEMAEPQVAVAPVVTSRLSVKAPEFYPSGYNQNFNQNFTDSSFEDRYDGYLTLAEYVQDFLNHLTEQPGCFEMEIEQFAETLNGWVTADEALQELVELIYQQATSVPNFSYMGARLCNYLSHHLTISPQSGNFRQLLLQRCRTEYENRDEATKGDETTRKQFHAFVLFLAELYLNLEIKGTKGQVMRAEILQEGLRELLNALFSNPVDSNLICAVKLLKLTGSVLEDAWKEKGKNDMEEMIQRIENVVLDANCSRDVKHMLLKLVELRSSNWGRVHGTSPRTEATPENDPNYFMNEPTFYTSDGVPFTAADPDYQEKYQELLEREDLFPEYEENGTDLSGPGDLYFDDIDDEMDPEIEEAYEKFCLESEHKRKQ; encoded by the exons ATGTCGGAGAGTTTCGACCGAGCTCCAGGGGCTGGAcgaggccggggccggggccgaggaGGTGCCGCTCCCCTCAGCGGCGCGGGCACGTCGCAGAGCGGGGACGGGGCCCGCCTTGGGGGCAGCAGTTCCCACAGCTCCGGCCCGGccgaggagcagcagcaccaagCGGGCGGCCTCTTCCCGCAGCAGGAACCATTGCGGCCTCCGAAGACGGCGCCGCTGGGCACCGGAATCGCAG ACCACGTGCAACAGACAGGAATTTCATCTGGATCACAAGATGAAGTTTCAGTTCCTGATTCTGGACAAGAAATGGCTGAACCTCAGGTGGCTGTGGCTCCTGTAGTCACATCAAGGTTGTCTGTTAAAGCACCTGAGTTTTATCCATCAGGATACAACCAGAACTTCAATCAGAACTTCACA GATTCTTCCTTTGAAGATAGATATGATGGCTATCTGACTTTGGCAGAATACGTACAAGACTTCCTAAATCACCTCACTGAGCAACCAGGttgctttgaaatggaaatagaGCAGTTTGCTGAAACACTGAATGGCTGGGTCACTGCAGATGAAGCTTTACAAGAACTTGTTGAACTCATCTATCAGCAG GCCACATCTGTCCCAAATTTTTCCTACATGGGAGCACGGTTGTGTAACTATCTATCGCACCATCTAACCATTAGTCCACAAAGTGGGAACTTCCGACAGTTGTTACTTCAAAG GTGTCGAACAGAGTATGAAAACAGAGATGAAGCTACCAAAGGAGATGAGACTACTCGAAAACAATTTCATGCCTTTGTTCTGTTCTTAGCTGAACTTTACCTTAACCTAGAG ATTAAAGGAACAAAGGGACAAGTAATGCGAGCAGAAATCCTTCAAGAAGGCCTTCGGGAATTATTAAACGCGCTTTTCTCTAATCCTGTTGACAGCAATTTGATATGTGCAGTGAAACTGCTGAAG TTGACAGGCTCAGTTTTAGAAGAtgcctggaaagaaaaaggaaagaatgataTGGAGGAGATGATTCAGAGAATTGAAAATGTTGTGTTGGATGCAAACTGTAGCAG AGACGTGAAACATATGCTTCTGAAACTAGTAGAACTGAGATCAAGTAACTGGGGTAGAGTTCATGGAACTTCTCCACGTACAGAAGCTACCCCTGAAAATGACCCAAACTATTTTATG AATGAGCCAACATTTTACACTTCTGATGGTGTTCCTTTCACTGCAGCAGATCCAG ATTACCAAGAAAAATACCAAGAGCTGCTTGAAAGAGAGGATTTGTTTCCAGAATATGAAGAAAATGGAACAGATCTATCAGGACCTGGAGatct gtattttgaTGACATCGACGATGAGATGGATCCAGAAATTGAAGAAGCATATGAAAAATTCTGTCTAGAATCTGAACAtaagagaaaacagtga
- the PAIP1 gene encoding polyadenylate-binding protein-interacting protein 1 isoform X4 translates to MKNLQDDQAYHHVQQTGISSGSQDEVSVPDSGQEMAEPQVAVAPVVTSRLSVKAPEFYPSGYNQNFNQNFTDSSFEDRYDGYLTLAEYVQDFLNHLTEQPGCFEMEIEQFAETLNGWVTADEALQELVELIYQQATSVPNFSYMGARLCNYLSHHLTISPQSGNFRQLLLQRCRTEYENRDEATKGDETTRKQFHAFVLFLAELYLNLEIKGTKGQVMRAEILQEGLRELLNALFSNPVDSNLICAVKLLKLTGSVLEDAWKEKGKNDMEEMIQRIENVVLDANCSRDVKHMLLKLVELRSSNWGRVHGTSPRTEATPENDPNYFMNEPTFYTSDGVPFTAADPDYQEKYQELLEREDLFPEYEENGTDLSGPGDLYFDDIDDEMDPEIEEAYEKFCLESEHKRKQ, encoded by the exons ATGAAAAACCTACAAGATGACCAAGCATACC ACCACGTGCAACAGACAGGAATTTCATCTGGATCACAAGATGAAGTTTCAGTTCCTGATTCTGGACAAGAAATGGCTGAACCTCAGGTGGCTGTGGCTCCTGTAGTCACATCAAGGTTGTCTGTTAAAGCACCTGAGTTTTATCCATCAGGATACAACCAGAACTTCAATCAGAACTTCACA GATTCTTCCTTTGAAGATAGATATGATGGCTATCTGACTTTGGCAGAATACGTACAAGACTTCCTAAATCACCTCACTGAGCAACCAGGttgctttgaaatggaaatagaGCAGTTTGCTGAAACACTGAATGGCTGGGTCACTGCAGATGAAGCTTTACAAGAACTTGTTGAACTCATCTATCAGCAG GCCACATCTGTCCCAAATTTTTCCTACATGGGAGCACGGTTGTGTAACTATCTATCGCACCATCTAACCATTAGTCCACAAAGTGGGAACTTCCGACAGTTGTTACTTCAAAG GTGTCGAACAGAGTATGAAAACAGAGATGAAGCTACCAAAGGAGATGAGACTACTCGAAAACAATTTCATGCCTTTGTTCTGTTCTTAGCTGAACTTTACCTTAACCTAGAG ATTAAAGGAACAAAGGGACAAGTAATGCGAGCAGAAATCCTTCAAGAAGGCCTTCGGGAATTATTAAACGCGCTTTTCTCTAATCCTGTTGACAGCAATTTGATATGTGCAGTGAAACTGCTGAAG TTGACAGGCTCAGTTTTAGAAGAtgcctggaaagaaaaaggaaagaatgataTGGAGGAGATGATTCAGAGAATTGAAAATGTTGTGTTGGATGCAAACTGTAGCAG AGACGTGAAACATATGCTTCTGAAACTAGTAGAACTGAGATCAAGTAACTGGGGTAGAGTTCATGGAACTTCTCCACGTACAGAAGCTACCCCTGAAAATGACCCAAACTATTTTATG AATGAGCCAACATTTTACACTTCTGATGGTGTTCCTTTCACTGCAGCAGATCCAG ATTACCAAGAAAAATACCAAGAGCTGCTTGAAAGAGAGGATTTGTTTCCAGAATATGAAGAAAATGGAACAGATCTATCAGGACCTGGAGatct gtattttgaTGACATCGACGATGAGATGGATCCAGAAATTGAAGAAGCATATGAAAAATTCTGTCTAGAATCTGAACAtaagagaaaacagtga
- the PAIP1 gene encoding polyadenylate-binding protein-interacting protein 1 isoform X2: MTKHTVSRFTSFSDHVQQTGISSGSQDEVSVPDSGQEMAEPQVAVAPVVTSRLSVKAPEFYPSGYNQNFNQNFTDSSFEDRYDGYLTLAEYVQDFLNHLTEQPGCFEMEIEQFAETLNGWVTADEALQELVELIYQQATSVPNFSYMGARLCNYLSHHLTISPQSGNFRQLLLQRCRTEYENRDEATKGDETTRKQFHAFVLFLAELYLNLEIKGTKGQVMRAEILQEGLRELLNALFSNPVDSNLICAVKLLKLTGSVLEDAWKEKGKNDMEEMIQRIENVVLDANCSRDVKHMLLKLVELRSSNWGRVHGTSPRTEATPENDPNYFMNEPTFYTSDGVPFTAADPDYQEKYQELLEREDLFPEYEENGTDLSGPGDLYFDDIDDEMDPEIEEAYEKFCLESEHKRKQ, from the exons ATGACCAAGCATACCGTAAGCAGATTTACTAGTTTCTCAG ACCACGTGCAACAGACAGGAATTTCATCTGGATCACAAGATGAAGTTTCAGTTCCTGATTCTGGACAAGAAATGGCTGAACCTCAGGTGGCTGTGGCTCCTGTAGTCACATCAAGGTTGTCTGTTAAAGCACCTGAGTTTTATCCATCAGGATACAACCAGAACTTCAATCAGAACTTCACA GATTCTTCCTTTGAAGATAGATATGATGGCTATCTGACTTTGGCAGAATACGTACAAGACTTCCTAAATCACCTCACTGAGCAACCAGGttgctttgaaatggaaatagaGCAGTTTGCTGAAACACTGAATGGCTGGGTCACTGCAGATGAAGCTTTACAAGAACTTGTTGAACTCATCTATCAGCAG GCCACATCTGTCCCAAATTTTTCCTACATGGGAGCACGGTTGTGTAACTATCTATCGCACCATCTAACCATTAGTCCACAAAGTGGGAACTTCCGACAGTTGTTACTTCAAAG GTGTCGAACAGAGTATGAAAACAGAGATGAAGCTACCAAAGGAGATGAGACTACTCGAAAACAATTTCATGCCTTTGTTCTGTTCTTAGCTGAACTTTACCTTAACCTAGAG ATTAAAGGAACAAAGGGACAAGTAATGCGAGCAGAAATCCTTCAAGAAGGCCTTCGGGAATTATTAAACGCGCTTTTCTCTAATCCTGTTGACAGCAATTTGATATGTGCAGTGAAACTGCTGAAG TTGACAGGCTCAGTTTTAGAAGAtgcctggaaagaaaaaggaaagaatgataTGGAGGAGATGATTCAGAGAATTGAAAATGTTGTGTTGGATGCAAACTGTAGCAG AGACGTGAAACATATGCTTCTGAAACTAGTAGAACTGAGATCAAGTAACTGGGGTAGAGTTCATGGAACTTCTCCACGTACAGAAGCTACCCCTGAAAATGACCCAAACTATTTTATG AATGAGCCAACATTTTACACTTCTGATGGTGTTCCTTTCACTGCAGCAGATCCAG ATTACCAAGAAAAATACCAAGAGCTGCTTGAAAGAGAGGATTTGTTTCCAGAATATGAAGAAAATGGAACAGATCTATCAGGACCTGGAGatct gtattttgaTGACATCGACGATGAGATGGATCCAGAAATTGAAGAAGCATATGAAAAATTCTGTCTAGAATCTGAACAtaagagaaaacagtga